A stretch of the Candidatus Krumholzibacteriota bacterium genome encodes the following:
- a CDS encoding 2-oxoacid:ferredoxin oxidoreductase subunit beta yields the protein MFNYIEYIRENNFPHIWCAGCGDGIILKALIRSIDKLNISRDESVMVSGIGCSSRTPGYIDLNTLHTTHGRALPFATGVKLANPDLKVIVITGDGDATAIGGNHFIHAARRNIDLTVLLYNNYIYGMTGGQCSPMTPRGSKASTAQHGNLEASFNTSGLAIAAGASFVARTDVYHVQQCEKYITKALQKKGFSLVEIMTPCPTAYGRRNRMANPVKMMEWMRDNTVPLAKYEKLTEEEREGKVSTGILCDIEKAEFTSEYGKLIKNVRTEE from the coding sequence TTGTTTAATTATATCGAATATATCAGGGAAAACAATTTTCCTCACATCTGGTGCGCCGGTTGCGGGGACGGGATCATCCTCAAGGCGCTGATCAGATCGATAGATAAACTTAACATATCGAGGGATGAGTCTGTCATGGTCTCGGGTATTGGATGTTCCAGCAGGACACCGGGGTATATCGACCTGAACACCCTGCATACGACTCATGGCAGGGCGTTGCCGTTCGCCACGGGAGTCAAACTGGCAAACCCCGATCTGAAAGTGATCGTCATCACCGGCGATGGAGATGCCACGGCGATAGGGGGAAACCATTTCATACACGCGGCGAGGCGAAATATCGATCTTACGGTCCTTCTCTATAATAACTACATCTACGGGATGACCGGCGGGCAGTGTTCCCCGATGACTCCGAGGGGTTCGAAGGCTTCTACCGCACAGCATGGGAATCTCGAAGCGTCGTTTAATACGAGCGGCCTCGCGATAGCGGCGGGAGCTTCCTTTGTCGCGAGAACCGATGTCTATCATGTGCAGCAATGCGAAAAATATATTACCAAGGCTCTTCAGAAAAAAGGTTTTTCTCTTGTAGAGATAATGACTCCATGTCCTACCGCTTACGGGAGAAGGAACAGGATGGCCAATCCCGTAAAGATGATGGAATGGATGAGGGATAATACTGTCCCGCTGGCCAAGTATGAAAAATTGACAGAAGAGGAGCGGGAAGGGAAGGTCAGCACGGGGATACTTTGCGATATTGAGAAAGCTGAATTCACCAGCGAGTACGGAAAGTTAATCAAAAATGTCAGGACGGAAGAATAA